Below is a genomic region from Henckelia pumila isolate YLH828 chromosome 3, ASM3356847v2, whole genome shotgun sequence.
aaatattttaattaattataaaaatatatatgaaatattttataatatctaACATTAGTAAAAATATGCATAATTTTTTTCtatattttcattaatattttttcaatcaTGCTTATTAACAtgcataaattttttatgtgcatatatttcaacaaaatatgcataaatttgttcaacttttttttattaagatatatatattttaaaaaaaatcgaattGGTTAGACAGTTTGTTGCTGCCTAGGCGGAGGTAAATTTTTTCAACGACGCCTAAAGAcacaaaatttataaaaatcggGGCAATGTGTGATCGCCTACACCGTCGAAGGCGGCGTCATTGCTCATGCTAAAGAACTCCATAAAAATAAACCTACGAGTGGTTTCATGTTCATACATCCAAGATGTAAAAATTAGTATGTTaaagttaaaaatatttgataagGGTAATTTGGGCAAGAAAAgtgtaaaatataaaaaaaaatgtttgaatACACGCAATTCACGCGCGTGAAAAAACAAGCACCATCATAGGGACTAATATGCACCTAATTTCAAAACACAAGGGTTAATAAGACAATAAATATTACACAGGAGGTTATATGCTCTTAAGTCTTAATTAAGTGATAACACAAGAGGGTACAATGCAATTCGCCTGTTTTGTAGATGATAAATTCCCAATAAAGTCTCTCGTTTCTTTATTTTTGGTActcatttttttaatcaattgaTTATCATTGTTGTTAGATTTTTTTAAGGATTATGCTTTgacataatataatttataatgaattgttttctttctATTAATACTTTTTAGATTGAATATATTAAATGTATATTATCTATAATTATTAGTTACACattaactaaaaatattaattatgaaTCGGCCATTTCATAATATTCATTTCATTATcatacttatttatttaaaaaaaattcatattatcgGTAAGATTATATATTCTTTTTAagtgataaaataaaaataaaaatatatcattgtatttttagaaaataattactgAGAATTATTGTTGTTAATTAATTGAGGGCTTTTGTATCATTTGATAAATTTGTGAGACAAAAAGTTAATTTTGAGGAGAGTGagctaaaaaaattataacacaGGAACTGAAATGCTTAAAACTATTACAGAAAGAGATATTTGCTCATCGAAAATTTGAAACGGGTATTTGACACACTTTTCTCCATATATATGCGTGTCTCTCATTTTGTTTTATAATAAATCATCAGCAGCGCAAAATTGGTGCACGTTGTGAAAAACGATAATTCAAGAAAacttttaatgaaaaaatatattttttattttattatttattatgcaAATTTAGGATGTCAAAATTGAACCCGATCCGAGTTGACTAGAGAATATTGGATTAGAGTTGAAGTGTGTCGGCTCAGATCGTCTTGGACCCAAAATTTGACCCGAAAAAATTAATCGGATTGGGTCAGATTTGGGTCAACGCTAGATgatccaataattttttttacttatttacagaattaagaaatattgactatatttttatgtattgtttgtttgaaattttttttttatattgtatCATATATTTTCAtcatgtaataattattttgtaactttgatttttaaaaataattttatttttgtgtagtaagtatgttttaaattttgtacaataaaaaacatttttattaaaaaataattattacatgattaatttttttgggtCCAACTCGAGCTGGCCCGAACCCAAAAATCTCAACTAATCCGATATTGTTCTGGTCAACTCGGGTCGTGTTAAATTTTAACACCCCTACAACCGGCTGAACCGCatagtaaataataaaataaaacataatattttcataaaaaaaaattttgagcaagacaaacaattgtaggttgaaaataaaaaattttgggaTATTTTCCTATTTTAATAGTGCGTGTAACCTTCTATGCACACATAACATTATCCCGTGAAAAAACAAATTAGCAGCATGCTTTAATGCACGCTGCAGTTAATACAATATTATCAACATCACACGTTTAAACACACGCTGTAAAAAGTAATATCCGCAGCATACGTTTAATACACGCCGCCATTTTATAAGGTTTGACAATATTAACAGCGCACAGATTGGTGCACTTCATAGAAATTAATATCCGCTGCGTGTTTTTAATGTATTCCTTTGATACCATACTGCGAAAAGTAGATTTTATTGTATTGGTGTAACTAGTGTGTAATGTTAATTGTATacataatcttttttttttgggtacaGTTGTATATATAATCTAACTCAAGCTTAAATTGATTGTTAGAATATTGTCTCAAAATATTGTAAATGCATGAAAATGGTTAGCaaaagtttttaattaattatatatctcTCTCTTTTAACGGTCTCGAGTAAGAAATCTTACACATAATAATTATTGAAATACTAAATTATTACATTATAAGCTACAATAATTACAAGATTGAGTCGTAATGACTAAGCATTcaattcttttttaaaaaataaacaaattaaattcagatttttaaaATCAAGTAAGAAATTTTTAACGTAGTAATTATTGAAATACTAAATTATTACAATATAAGCTACAATAATTACAAGATTGTGTTGTAATGACTAATGACTAAgcattcaattattttttttaaaaaatgaagcaaattcagatttttaaaATCAAGTAAGAAATCTTTAACGTAATAATTATTGAAAAATACTAAATTATTACATTATAAGCTACAATAATTACAAGATTGTGTTGTAATGACTAAGCTAGCATGcaattctttttaaaaaaacgaaGCAAATGCAGATTTTTAAGCCCTTGCTGATCAAGTAGACGTGATTGAGCTTAAAAAATGTCTAGCAGTGATGATAATCCCAACAATACGGAGCCACAGCCTCAGGCTCATCCAGTTCTTGAACAACTAACAGGCGTTCAATATTGCGTCAACAGTTCACCGCCACTGTGTGAGTTCTAGGAGTACCCTTCACTTTTTATGTAGCATACTGCAGGCAAGATTTAAGGACAAGAATCTGCCAAGTGATCAAATTTTGTATATGGGCAAAagcaaatttaatttattgcagtcACCAATTCTTGATCAAGCAAACATGCATATTAATGTCATGTAACTGTACTCAAAAGAATTTGCTGGAGTAGTGTTCTTGATTCCTTTTTGACATGCTTGATGCAGTGGAAGCTATAATTCTGGGATTTCAACACTATGTTCTTGCTCTTGGCTCAACTGTCTTAATTCCAAGTTTGTTAGTTCCCCAAATGGGAGGGACTGATGTAAGGCTAGATCTGATTTTTCTCGTGCATTACTTGTTGGTTCATATATATCTTATTGACATATGTAGCAttcatataatataaaatacatTCAACCACCTTGATTTTGTTTCGATGCAGAGTGACAAGGCCAAGGTAGTACAAACCTTACTTTTTGTTTCAGGAATTAATACACTCTTGCAATCGTTTTTGGGTACAAGACTGCCTTCGGTGATAGGCGGTTCCTATGCATTCTTAATACCTATGACTTCAATCGTTGAATCCAGGCGACATAGAATGGTACAGTACTTGCCGGGGCAGGTGAAGAAACTACTTATATTAGCCACTTCCTCACTAATAATCTGttaattttgtctttttaataAAAAGAATGGTTGTATATCAGAGATTTGTGCACACAATGAGAGAAATACAAGGCGCACTGATTGTTACCTCAAGTGTTCAAATAGTCGTTGGATTTAGCGGTTTTTGGAGAAATATCATGAGGTTGGTTTGTTGTAgggaataatttttatttttatttttaagtgatgagctattttattttttcgtaTGAATGTGACCATTAATAAAAAGGCTAAATCTCACTTTCTTTAGTTATGAGTTACCCACTGAATATGTTTCTATCTTTCTAATAGGCTTTTTACTCCACTCTCCATGGTTCCACTAGTTTCTTTCACTGGACTTGGGCTCTACTATCTCGGATTCCCATTGGTAAGATATATTTGGTGTTTATATATACCGATATAGAATAGGCAAATGTACCACTATAAGTCCTtccattaaatgattttattttaatactaTATGTAGCAACGAATATATTGTATAAAATGCAAGAATTAAGCTACAAGTTCTTTCATTGATGCAACTTTTACTCCATCTTTCGGTGTTATATCTTCGTTGTAGATTGCTAAATGTGTAGCGGTTGGATTACCAGAGTTGGTTTTCATTGTTATTATATCTCAGGTAATTGATTTTAGATGGAATTCCAGGCTTTAAAGTGTTGGTTTACCACCAGTTAGAAGTCACAACATTCTAGCACATGAATCATTAATTTTGACTAGTTTTGGATGAATTTTGGCTCTAATCTGTAGTATCTTCCAAGATTTGTGAAATCAAATCGGCCAATATGTGATCGGTTCGCGTTGCTGTTCTCTATTGCAATGGTGTGGGTTTATGCAGAAATCCTTACTCGGAGTGGGGCTTTCAAGAAAtccaaatattttaattgtCGTACAGATGGCTCGGGACTTATTAGTGCAGCTCCGTGGTATATCTTTTGTTAGGACAAATCATCTTTAATTTCCCAGCATctctttttaaaatttgatcagAAATTCAATTTTACAGTTTCTGATCTGCTAAAACTCGTTGCAGGATATATATTCCATATCCATTCCAATGGGGTCCTCCTATTTTCACTGCCGAACAAACTTTCGTAGCCATTTTTGCTTCATTCATTGCTTCGATGGAGGTCTTATATACTCCTTGAATCATTCACAAAACCATACCGACAAACTAAATTGTTTTTCGAGAACTTTCTTTGCACATTCTGCGAAATGAATATATACCAACTCTTTGATCTTTCTCACGCTTTTTTATTCCTTTTTTTGGGCAGTCCACCGGTTCATTTGTTGCTGCTGCAAGATATGGAAGTGCCACACCAATTCCACCTTCGGTTATTGGCCGTGGTGTCGGTTGGCTGGTAAGAATAAGTACCTTGTATATGTATATTAGGACATTTTTTTGTTTCAGTTTGCTGTGATGATTGATACTCATAAAGAAGTGAATGTGTGATGGTTTTAGGGGATTGGCACCCTTCTTAATGCCCTTTTTGGCAGCGTCACTGGTTCCACAGCACTAGTGTAAGACAATCCTAAACGGTACTAAGTATAAGTTTGCGAATTAACATATTAACGATTTTGTAATTGTCATGCGATGTTTCTTCATACACCAAGGATTGTGTGATCCTCGTATGCAGAGAAAATGCTGGTCTTTTAGCCCTGACAAAAACAGGGAGTCGAATGGTAGTTCAAATTTCGGCGGTATTAATGATTATTTTCTCTGTTTTAGGTATGTTTGTCTttcaaaattgcaattaaaatcgAAATCATGAAGTGAATAGTCCTGAGTTTATGTGGTAACATGACAGGAAAAATTGGAGCAATGTTTGCATCAATACCTTCACCAATCATGGCTGCATCATACTGTATCTTTTTTGGTTATGTTTGTGAGTATATCTATCACTTTTACTTATATAATTTCCCAACATATTATTTCCATTACAAGTTTATTAAGATtgtatgaaaattaattttgttttaataCAGCGTCTGCAGGACTTGCACATCTCCAATACTGCAACCTCAACAGTTTCAGAACCAAGTTCGTGCTAGGATTCTCCTTCTTCATAGGACTTTCTCTGCCACAATACTTCAAAGAAAATGAAGTACATTCAAGCAGCACACCAATCCACAATAACACCGAATGGGTACGTTGATTCACGAGGTTATATAATTAATCATCACCTAGCTAGCTACGATATTAGTCCATCAAAATGATTTATTAGCGCTAGCCATTAGGCTAAGTGGTATGTTATTCTCAAAAGACTTGCCCAAAAAGCATCAAATGATTCTATTTAGTTATCATTTTCAAAAGAAATTCCTTTTGATGAACTGCAGTTGAATGATATAATGTCCGTCGTGTTCATGTCACACGCGACTGT
It encodes:
- the LOC140890493 gene encoding putative nucleobase-ascorbate transporter 10 — its product is MSSSDDNPNNTEPQPQAHPVLEQLTGVQYCVNSSPPLLEAIILGFQHYVLALGSTVLIPSLLVPQMGGTDSDKAKVVQTLLFVSGINTLLQSFLGTRLPSVIGGSYAFLIPMTSIVESRRHRMVQYLPGQRFVHTMREIQGALIVTSSVQIVVGFSGFWRNIMRLFTPLSMVPLVSFTGLGLYYLGFPLIAKCVAVGLPELVFIVIISQYLPRFVKSNRPICDRFALLFSIAMVWVYAEILTRSGAFKKSKYFNCRTDGSGLISAAPWIYIPYPFQWGPPIFTAEQTFVAIFASFIASMESTGSFVAAARYGSATPIPPSVIGRGVGWLGIGTLLNALFGSVTGSTALVENAGLLALTKTGSRMVVQISAVLMIIFSVLGKIGAMFASIPSPIMAASYCIFFGYVSSAGLAHLQYCNLNSFRTKFVLGFSFFIGLSLPQYFKENEVHSSSTPIHNNTEWLNDIMSVVFMSHATVAAVVALLLDCTLTHQSNDARKDNGSHWSERFVVYNKDVRSDEFYKLPGKLSKCFPSF